GGACAAGTGCAGGAGATGACTGCGTGTCAATGCTATCGCACACCACCGATGTTAACATCACTGACACCAGATGTGGGCCTGGTCACGGCATCAGGTACAATTTACAGATGCACAACCATGTATATGCAGGGTTGTGCTGGATAAGTACTGATCATATTCTTCTTAGCAACACATTGGACTAACTAGCTGATCATATCTAGCGTGGGAAGCCTTGGACAAAATGAAAAGGCACTGGTGGAACGAATTGTAGTATCGCACTGTAGCTTTTTTGGAACAATGAATGGTGTGAGGATCAAATCATGGCAGGTAAGAAAAAGCAGCGCATATTCATATTGCTCATATATGcaatatgcatgcatttttACTTGCATGCATATTACCATGTACACGTTTTCACTTTACACAATAGGAAATAGTAATTACCCCTAATATGTGAAGTTATTGGATGAAGGGTGGAAAGGGTCAAGCAACGGGGTTCATTTTTGAAAACCTCAACATGACAGCAGTGCAAAATCCTATTGTCATCGACCAGTTCTATTGTCCCCAGGGCAATTGTCCAGTAAAGGTGACTAAACTCACATCAAATTGATCACCCACTTGGTAAATTCAtaccatagaaaaaataaggaTGAAATATACCTAACTCTGATTATGCTTGTAGGATGGTGGTGTGGCCATAACTGACGCGAGATTTATCAATATCCATGGGACATCCTCTGAGAAAGAGGCCATCAAGATATTATGCAGTCAAAGTGTGCATTGCCAAGGCATCTATCTCAGTAATATTAACCTCTCATGGGAAAACCATACCGCCCCAGCAAATGCTACTATTTTAAATGCACAGGGAACCATTGAGGGATGGGTGGTACCGAAAGTAGACTTTTCAAAGCCTTGACAGCTAATGCTCCACACTGCTATCATCTTTAGACATACTGCTAAGGAGCAGTACAATTCTTTCTTAGATGATGGCCTTGTAAACCACACTAAGTTTGATTACATTCATCTTTTGATTGTTCATGTTATCTCATATTCTCATGGTCTACAAACTCCTAATGTGTGTCGTATAAATAAGGTATTGATGGGTTGTGACTGGCATTTTACAATATCTCACATGACTCCGACTCAGAGCGGCCAAATACTGTGTACCGGTTGTCTGCAACATTGTCGTACGCGAAGTCCCTCAGGAACCTAGCAACGTGACATAATGAGTATGAATGAATTGCATCACCTTACATGTAAAAAACATCtcgaataaaaaattacagaatCAGCCCGAACAAGACCACTGTAAAATGGATTAACAAATATCACTTGGCATGCCATGTCGCGTGCAAATTGAGGTGAGCGAGAAAGATAGCATACTTACAGAGGGACAACCTTGAGGAAAGTGGCTAGCTGAGGGAAAGGCAGGTTGAGATACTCCATTATCCTCAACACTGCTTCAGACTTGATGTAGGACCTGTGCAGCAAAATTTAGCACTTGAATTCAAATGTTGATCGATTACCACTGTGTTTTTTAACTCCTATACAAGTGTTTGAGAATGTAGTAGCTGGCTACCTGTCCTTCTCGACAAGAACAACACTGGAGATGTCATCAGGGGCTCGCCCTGACCTCTGCAGGAGCTTCCTCCCGGACTCGCTCTGCAGCGGAATATACCTGATGCTTCTGTTCGTCAGAAAATTAATCAGCTACTGAATGGCAGATTCTTTGCAATCAGTTGCACGATCACAAGCCAGAAACAAGGCCGGACCTGTTGGGATCATGCTCCCGCACGAACCGGACGCCGCCGTTGCAGAGGTTGCACACGCCTGCATCAAACACACAGAGATCAGTAGATGATTACATGCTACAGGCTACTGCCAAGAATCGATCTTGCTTGCGATCAACTGGCtcacaaatttaattttttttctaatcgcAAATTGCTGGAGATGTGGTACCAAGAAGCAAGTAATGGAAGAGAccgaggaaggggaggagggtttCAGTACAGCACGCACCGTCGAAGAGCATGATGGGCCTGGTGTCGGCCGGCCGGAAGAACTCGGCGTCGGTGGCCTCCTTCACGGactccgcccgcccgccgccggccgccgtcgcagccacctgcaactgcaagctcggcctccgccgccgctgctgctgccctcCGCCCGCTGCAGTTCGCagctgcgccggcggcggcggcggcagcacgacgcgccggcggtggagcggcGGGCCGGAGAGCGAGCGGTAGCAGCAGACGACGGTCGCCATACTCCTCGCCTCAGCTCAGTTGAGTTGCTGCTGATGCGCTACGACCTGCAACTGGTGTGATGCCCAGTGCTCCGGTGAACTTTGGAGAGTTGCAGCCTCGTCAGACACCTGGTGCACCTCCTGCTACGTGGCACATCCAAGCAGCTGATAAATTGGCATGAAAAACTGGGATTTTTAACAAACCCTGACAGCAACTGCATGTTTTTACTACAGCAAGAGCTAGTGGTGTTTAttttgtaccaaaattttgtatgcATAAACAAATTTTCATCAGGGCAGCAGCACTTGGTAGCATCACAAATGTTTGTAATTGTATCCAAACTCATCAGTACTAGCATCATCCAAAAATAAGACAATCACCCAAAAGGCACATCCAGTAAGGAAATCATAGCCGAAGAAATAAATGGAGATGGAGAAGTTGTCTCAATTGCAAACAGACTGAGTTTACACCCAAAACTCATCAGTACTGAGTTTACACACACGGccataagaaaaacataagtTGAACAAGAAAGCATGCCATCTCTAATGCATGCAGTATTAAACAACAGAAACAAAACACACGGCGACGGTCATTCCTACTACTCAATCAGGCCTGCTCCTCAGCTTCGGCAGCTTCCCTCTCTTCCGCTGCGGCAGCCATCAGCTCGTCAAATTTCTCGCTCTTTCCTAAAACTATCTCAATCTGTATTAAACAAGCTCTAAATCAGTTCAGGTTTAGATTAAAAGAGCGTCAGAGAAAGAAATTACATATTAAGAACAGGCAATcttcaacaaaagaaaaaatggcaaCAAAAGTTTAACCTTAGCCTTTTGGAGCGGGCGAACTCTTGATTCATCGTTTATTTCCACTGTAGACGTTCTAATCTCTACACAGGCGAAgatgaaaagagaaaattcaGTACAGAACAATGAATAATGTGGATGACTGGATGCCCGCAGCAGTAATGTGAAACAGATAatgagaaaaaagataaacagtaCAATTCTGCAAGGAAATAATTTCTTACTCTTTTCAACGGCAAACCCGTTGTTCTTAAGAATCTCCGCAACGGTCACAACTGTTGCAATGGCTGCAAGCAAATCAAACAACCTGGTTAGTAGTACTGCCTACAGATAAATCAGCACTAATCTAAGCAGTAAACTATAAACATTCCTAAATACCTTCTGTTTTGAAGAACACAATAAACAGCTTTACTcaaccaaaagcaaaaaatataatgtagaGTGCTGAAAGGGTGTCATGACTCATTACATATGTGGTTATTATGTAATCCCTCCGTTTGaggttataagatgttttggttttccCTAATTCATCTTTAaactaatatgtatatatcgaGATTCATTAGTGCCCATATAAATCTtggaaaaaccaaaacatcttcTAACTAGTAACCTGAAACAGAGGTACTCCTACATATCTATgctacaaaagaaaagagcaCCAGTTTAAGTCTTCAAAAACCAACTGCACACACTGTATCGTAAACTGGTATATCCCATGGCTCAAACATTAAGATTACTTTGAACGCAGACCCATATGGGAAAATGCTTGGCTTTAATAGATGACTAGATAGATTGGgatccaaaataaatataaatcatgaaaCATCAGAGCAATTGCACATCTAAACAGTAAACCCTTGCATCGTTGTCATTCTCTCACAATCCAAAAACTTGTAGATTGAATTAACTCACAACAGCCATTCCTATTACCCCAAAGCCCCCACGAATTTACGCCAAATCGAGGCCTAGGATGAAGAGTACGAGGGACGCACCCATCCCGAGAGCCGAGAGCTCGACATCGCCGTGCTGCTGCATGTACCTCTGCAAGACGAAACCACGAAACGGGGGGCAACCAATCAGTCAGTGGACAAACCGCGCAGCCAGATGGGCGGCGAGCCGGAGAGGAGGCAGGCCGAGACGAGGAGGAGACACTACCTTGGCGAGGTTGACATAGAAGAAGAGGGGCTTCTTCGTGTTGGACACCTGGATGCGGTTGCTGCTGCTCCCGGCCGCCCTCCTCACAGCCCcctcacccgccgccgccccggcggcGTCCCCCTCCACGGTGAGGTTCCTCACGCCCTCGGTgacctcctccaccgccatcgctgctgctagctccccccgcgcgcgccgcgaccagatcggtggtggtggcttgTGCGGCTcggcttcttcctcctcgggtTACGCCGTACAGCCGGCAGGGAGACGAGAGATGCgtcggggggaggaggaggag
This is a stretch of genomic DNA from Oryza brachyantha chromosome 1, ObraRS2, whole genome shotgun sequence. It encodes these proteins:
- the LOC102708202 gene encoding DCC family protein At1g52590, chloroplastic isoform X1, with amino-acid sequence MATVVCCYRSLSGPPLHRRRVVLPPPPPAQLRTAAGGGQQQRRRRPSLQLQVAATAAGGGRAESVKEATDAEFFRPADTRPIMLFDGVCNLCNGGVRFVREHDPNRSIRYIPLQSESGRKLLQRSGRAPDDISSVVLVEKDRSYIKSEAVLRIMEYLNLPFPQLATFLKVVPLFLRDFAYDNVADNRYTVFGRSESESCEIL
- the LOC102708202 gene encoding DCC family protein At1g52590, chloroplastic isoform X2, translated to MATVVCCYRSLSGPPLHRRRVVLPPPPPAQLRTAAGGGQQQRRRRPSLQLQVAATAAGGGRAESVKEATDAEFFRPADTRPIMLFDGVCNLCNGGVRFVREHDPNRYIPLQSESGRKLLQRSGRAPDDISSVVLVEKDRSYIKSEAVLRIMEYLNLPFPQLATFLKVVPLFLRDFAYDNVADNRYTVFGRSESESCEIL
- the LOC102710628 gene encoding uncharacterized protein At2g34160-like, producing the protein MAVEEVTEGVRNLTVEGDAAGAAAGEGAVRRAAGSSSNRIQVSNTKKPLFFYVNLAKRYMQQHGDVELSALGMAIATVVTVAEILKNNGFAVEKKIRTSTVEINDESRVRPLQKAKIEIVLGKSEKFDELMAAAAEEREAAEAEEQA